From the Primulina tabacum isolate GXHZ01 chromosome 15, ASM2559414v2, whole genome shotgun sequence genome, one window contains:
- the LOC142526457 gene encoding putative inactive purple acid phosphatase 27: protein MEKKNHFWLAVAALMLAVLLRLNEATIVACSGTDNEQPLSKIAIHKATLALSDSASVKAKPYVLGLEGQDTEWVVVDFENEDPSNDDWIGVFSPGKFNGSDCYVENDPREQVPYICTAPIKYQFANFSNSDYTKTGKSSVKFQLINQRADFSFALFGGGLSNPKIVAVSNSISFMNPKAPLYPRLAQGKSWNEMTVTWTSGYNIDEATPFVQWVSKGHKNKRSPAGTLTFDRSSMCGSPARTVGWRDPGFIHTSFLKDLWPNTIYTYKMGHLLSNGSCIWSKTYSFRSSPYPGQDSLQRVIIFGDMGKAERDGSNEYSNYQPGALITTDQLIKDLGNFDIVFHIGDIAYANGYISQWDQFTAQVEPIASTVPYMIASGNHERDWPGTGSFYDTRDSGGECGVLAETMFYVPAENRAKFWYSTDYGMFHFCIADSEHDWREGSEQYRFLEHCLASVDRRKQPWLIFSAHRVLGYSSDKYYGLEGSFEEPMGRESLQRLWQKYKVDIAFYGHVHNYERTCPIYQNQCVNPEKSNYSGIVNGTIHVVVGGGGAHLSEFSSVNTSWSVYKDYDWGFVKLTAFNHSSLLFEYKKSSDGKVYDSFTISRDYRDVLACVHDGCASTTLAT from the exons ATGGAGAAGAAGAACCACTTTTGGTTGGCTGTGGCGGCTCTTATGTTGGCGGTGCTGTTGAGGCTGAATGAAGCTACTATTGTTGCTTGTTCTGGGACTGATAATGAGCAGCCTTTATCAAAGATAGCTATTCATAAAGCCACTCTGGCTCTCAGTGATTCGGCGTCTGTTAAAGCAAAGCCTTACGTTCTTGGACTTGAG GGTCAAGATACTGAATGGGTTGTGGTGGATTTTGAAAATGAAGATCCATCAAATGATGATTGGATTGGTGTTTTTTCTCCTGGAAAATTCAA TGGATCAGACTGTTACGTAGAAAACGACCCACGGGAACAAGTCCCGTATATTTGTACTGCCCCAATAAAG TACCAATTCGCAAACTTCTCCAATTCTGACTATACAAAGACTGGGAAGTCTTCAGTGAAGTTCCAGTTAATCAATCAGCGAGCAGACTTCTCCTTTGCGTTGTTTGGAGGCGGGTTATCAAAT CCAAAAATAGTGGCGGTATCAAAttccatatctttcatgaatCCTAAAGCACCACTTTATCCTCGACTTGCTCAAGGAAAGTCTTGGAACGAG ATGACAGTGACATGGACTAGTGGGTACAATATAGATGAAGCGACGCCTTTTGTGCAGTGGGTTAGCAAGGGGCATAAAAATAAGCGGTCACCAGCCGGGACTTTGACTTTTGATAGAAGCAGCATGTGTG GCTCACCTGCGCGAACAGTTGGTTGGCGTGATCCTGGTTTTATACATACTAGTTTTCTAAAAGATTTGTGGCCAAATACTAT ATACACATACAAGATGGGTCACCTCTTATCCAATGGTTCTTGTATTTGGAGCAAGACGTATTCATTCAGGTCTTCGCCATATCCAGGGCAAGACTCTTTGCAGCGGGTCATAATATTTGGTGACATGGGAAAG GCAGAGCGTGATGGTTCAAATGAGTATAGCAATTATCAGCCTGGCGCTTTGATTACAACGGACCAGCTCATTAAAGATCTTGGTAACTTTGACATAGTTTTCCATATAGGAGATATCGCATATGCGAATGGCTATATTTCACAATGGGACCAGTTCACAGCACAGGTGGAACCTATAGCATCAACTGTGCCATATATGATTGCAAG TGGAAACCACGAGCGCGACTGGCCTGGGACAGGGTCATTTTATGACACCAGGGACTCTGGAGGAGAATGTGGTGTTTTGGCTGAGACGATGTTCTATGTTCCTGCAGAGAATAGAGCCAAATTTTG GTACTCGACAGATTATGGTATGTTTCACTTCTGCATAGCAGATAGTGAGCACGATTGGAGAGAAGGATCCGAGCAGTACAGGTTCCTTGAGCACTGCCTTGCATCAGTAGATCGAAGAAAGCAACCTTGGTTAATTTTTTCTGCTCATCGAGTTCTTGGTTATTCTTCGGACAAGTATTATGGCTTAGAAGGTTCGTTTGAAGAacctatgggaagggaaagccTGCAGAGGCTGTGGCAGAAATACAAGGTGGACATTGCATTTTATGGCCATGTCCACAATTACGAGAGGACTTGCCCGATATATCAG AACCAATGTGTGAACCCCGAAAAGTCCAACTATTCAGGCATAGTGAATGGTACGATACATGTTGTGGTGGGTGGTGGAGGAGCCCATTTATCAGAATTCAGTTCAGTTAACACGAGTTGGAGTGTTTATAAGGATTACGACTGGGGATTCGTCAAGCTGACTGCGTTTAATCATTCGTCCCTTCTTTTCGAATACAAGAAGAGCAGCGATGGAAAGGTTTACGATTCTTTCACCATCTCCAGAGACTACAGAGATGTTTTAGCATGTGTTCATGATGGCTGTGCATCAACAACGTTGGCAACTTGA